The proteins below are encoded in one region of Drosophila santomea strain STO CAGO 1482 chromosome 3R, Prin_Dsan_1.1, whole genome shotgun sequence:
- the LOC120453240 gene encoding uncharacterized protein LOC120453240, translated as MAHYDQRWLKLFSGCLFLLLLALQVSEAKRSNANLTACQHLRRSESRRAKALEGSSVRVPRCQKNGDFDAIQCQNEKAGRDCWCVDDYGVELPGSRNETRSGVVCAEPKHCAASACRMFCPSGFARDPDTGCSVCRCRDPCDGLECPRGQSCQLQEVQCKSEPCPPLPTCKKARSLANLCPAGLPLAIDDTVRPFLCGQEPGKPQCPPLYQCLVESGNDYGVCCPSALTFQKPGICPAADHSQYTERTGYMCGSPCSHDLECRNMEKCCFTKGCQFNCQQPGNVTGCHQAKALADILSINEREGRGYVPECNGPGGQFSPRQCSRNGLVCWCVDPRTGHKIKETMGAANNVNCDGWENMISRSYARSFQMEQCDTNICAAVCEYGFKNDHNGCPTCECSEPCDGFKCSIGSHCEVATDPLCESGSSLCASWPVCKPDLVYSNPCDVGTPLSDTATGEVMYCYDDRQGRSFQPTAFFETEPESQSKQGRSMSNRIMCPEQYKCTKLHRETENVCCPVPEKPNPTEEAAGTHQQTMCEYLRDFSERMEGTEEGMQLAVPSPRCTTDGDYEARQCQLKTVRVTRAEQRKILEENTIRRMRMLLASATPIATKRSRRDLERLKLYRVEDSALKVQVAAPVMGRSAKVIDMGADRQQGLGQLFETEFKKVASATKRPPENENELVEMEVEQCWCVDSFGTEIPRSRGFNVSEDTCRSLREDLDCLDLTCRMGCEYGFSLDPDTRCPACQCRDPCEGVTCGSGKECRVVDVSCEGEYCPPVPACLPRKPGQCPYLVPPGPDNLDANTCAYECRTDAHCEGARRCCSNGCGTQCVDPQLKTACQHLQAIQLHQSSELGIPARQMAVAQCDPSNGKWDQVQCSPDGHCWCVDEQGKILPGTRVKSPQTPKCQENSSFACPKTNCSLQCESGYQMDSNGCATCQCRNYCNEVSCSPHEECQLISVECVDSPCPKMPICVPRRASVCPEGNPLQQGDLDLSCGPHNEHEVCPTTHSCQLNPVNNRGVCCSKTRDVCFESMDNGCLATGKSERNSTRYRFSPKANKCLPVVIDSEAPACQTKNLFHNELACNSVCPVLTQCERLKLKNSLAAQRTGHSSVWFQPRCDPVTGHWSPVQCLGKQPQPTDRHTEIVSRAFASEPAASAGEEAPGVCWCADKKGAPLKGTLTRESEPICNSRQARNRKAFDSGDPLMEQLIAQLTQLNDVASEDLDFDELEARILPATANAAESSVTERVLELANSLLDSQLSVEQATLKPMELKTTRCRALAETAPFPVSCDEAGAFRPLQCNGRSCWCVDAAGNQLQSTHVFGAGDRRCSHVPIEAVAIELHLTNSSGRSVRNAYDTIRRELQQLLGGESVENLRVQENFDGSAIVRFELHNEAKVDLAFAIEAAISAGDFRLAGGHFRPDLTRSHFVHRSAHVPVAQAATAQDESIQLVLFIMATSSAFLVSIFVVYVMLKRNRNLKSANPYLKGEGGDKPVDYSAPIFVLAADMDSKKGFTA; from the exons ATGGCGCACTATGATCAACGTTGGCTGAAACTCTTCTCCGGCTGccttttccttcttttgctGGCGCTGCAGGTTTCGGAGGCCAAGCGATCAAATG CCAATCTTACGGCCTGCCAGCACCTAAGGCGCTCGGAGTCGCGAAGAGCGAAAGCGCTGGAGGGATCATCTGTACGAGTGCCGCGATGCCAAAAGAACGGTGACTTTGATGCCATCCAGTGCCAGAATGAAAAAGCTGGACGGGATTGCTGGTGTGTGGATGACTACGGTGTGGAGCTGCCCGGCAGTCGAAATGAAACGAGATCAGGAGTGGTGTGTGCTGAGCCGAAGCATTGTGCCGCCTCCGCGTGCCGTATGTTCTGCCCCTCGGGATTCGCCAGGGATCCGGATACGGGATGTTCCGTGTGCCGCTGCCGGGATCCCTGCGATGGACTGGAGTGTCCTCGTGGCCAATCCTGCCAGCTGCAGGAGGTGCAGTGCAAATCGGAGCCATGTCCACCACTGCCCACGTGCAAGAAAGCCAGATCGCTGGCCAATCTCTGTCCCGCCGGATTGCCGCTAGCCATCGATGATACCGTGCGACCATTCCTTTGTGGCCAGGAGCCGGGAAAGCCACAGTGTCCACCACTCTACCAGTGCCTGGTGGAGTCCGGAAACGACTACGGAGTGTGCTGCCCCAGTGCGCTGACCTTCCAGAAGCCCGGAATCTGTCCAGCCGCCGATCACTCGCAGTACACCGAGCGAACGGGCTACATGTGCGGTTCACCCTGCTCCCACGACTTGGAGTGCCGGAACATGGAGAAGTGCTGCTTCACCAAGGGATGCCAGTTCAACTGCCAGCAGCCGGGCAATGTTACAGGTTGTCACCAGGCCAAGGCCTTAGCCGACATCCTGTCGATTAATGAGCGCGAAGGACGCGGCTATGTGCCCGAGTGCAATGGTCCTGGTGGTCAGTTCTCGCCAAGGCAATGCTCTAGGAATGGACTCGTCTGCTGGTGCGTAGATCCCCGTACCGGACACAAGATCAAGGAGACCATGGGAGCGGCCAACAATGTGAACTGCGATGGATGGGAGAACATGATCAGCAGGTCGTATGCCAGGAGTTTCCAGATGGAGCAGTGTGATACCAACATTTGTGCCGCCGTCTGCGAGTACGGATTCAAG AATGACCACAATGGCTGTCCCACTTGCGAGTGCTCTGAGCCCTGCGATGGCTTCAAGTGCTCCATTGGCTCCCACTGCGAGGTGGCCACCGATCCCTTGTGTGAATCCGGCTCTTCCCTGTGCGCTTCCTGGCCCGTCTGCAAACCTGATCTGGTGTACTCCAATCCCTGCGATGTGGGAACACCACTTTCGGACACCGCCACCGGTGAGGTGATGTATTGCTACGACGATCGTCAAGGACGCAGCTTCCAGCCCACAGCCTTCTTCGAAACTGAACCGGAATCGCAGTCAAAGCAGGGTCGCTCCATGAGCAACAGGATTATGTGCCCGGAGCAGTACAAGTGCACCAAACTGCATCGGGAAACGGAGAATGTGTGCTGTCCAGTGCCGGAAAAACCAAATCCAACTGAGGAGGCAGCGGGCACGCATCAGCAAACCA TGTGCGAGTATCTGAGGGACTTTTCCGAGCGCATGGAAGGCACCGAGGAGGGCATGCAACTGGCGGTGCCATCGCCACGTTGCACCACCGATGGCGACTACGAGGCTCGCCAGTGTCAGTTGAAGACGGTACGGGTCACCCGCGCCGAACAACGCAAAATTCTCGAGGAGAATACCATTCGGCGCATGAGGATGCTGCTGGCCAGTGCTACTCCCATCGCAACCAAACGATCTCGTCGGGATTTGGAACGCCTGAAGCTGTACCGCGTGGAGGACAGTGCTCTGAAAGTTCAGGTGGCTGCTCCCGTCATGGGTCGCAGTGCCAAGGTGATCGACATGGGTGCAGATCGTCAGCAGGGATTGGGGCAGCTCTTCGAGACGGAATTCAAGAAAGTGGCCTCGGCAACCAAGAGGCCGCCGGAGAACGAGAATGAGCTCGTGGAAATGGAGGTGGAGCAGTGCTGGTGCGTGGATAGCTTCGGCACGGAGATTCCCCGATCTCGTGGCTTTAATGTCAGCGAGGATACTTGCCGAAGTCTGAGGGAGGACTTGGACTGCCTGGATCTCACCTGCCGAATGGGTTGTGAGTATGGCTTCTCCCTGGATCCGGACACCCGTTGTCCGGCCTGCCAGTGCAGGGATCCTTGTGAGGGTGTGACCTGCGGCTCTGGAAAGGAATGCCGCGTGGTGGACGTGAGCTGCGAGGGTGAGTACTGTCCCCCAGTGCCCGCCTGCTTGCCCAGGAAGCCGGGACAGTGTCCTTACCTGGTTCCTCCCGGTCCCGACAACCTGGATGCCAATACCTGTGCTTATGAGTGCCGCACCGATGCCCATTGTGAAGGAGCCCGACGCTGTTGCTCCAATGGATGTGGCACCCAGTGTGTGGATCCTCAATTGAAAACCGCCTGCCAGCACTTGCAGGCCATTCAGCTGCACCAGAGTTCCGAGCTGGGAATCCCCGCCCGTCAAATGGCGGTGGCCCAGTGTGACCCAAGCAATGGCAAGTGGGATCAGGTCCAGTGCTCACCCGATGGTCACTGCTGGTGTGTGGATGAACAGGGTAAAATCCTACCCGGCACTAGAGTCAAATCTCCACAAACACCCAAATGCCAGGAGAACTCCAGCTTCGCGTGCCCAAAGACAAACTGCAGCCTGCAGTGCGAGAGTGGCTACCAGATGGACTCCAATGGTTGTGCCACGTGCCAGTGCCGAAACTACTGCAATGAGGTGAGCTGCTCCCCCCACGAGGAATGCCAACTGATCTCTGTGGAATGTGTGGACAGCCCGTGCCCCAAGATGCCCATATGTGTGCCCCGTCGGGCATCCGTTTGTCCCGAGGGTAATCCTCTCCAGCAAGGCGACCTGGACCTGAGCTGTGGACCCCACAATGAGCACGAAGTGTGCCCGACCACCCACTCCTGTCAGCTGAATCCGGTCAATAACCGGGGTGTTTGCTGCTCCAAGACCCGCGATGTTTGCTTCGAGTCCATGGACAATGGCTGCCTGGCCACTGGGAAATCGGAGAGGAATAGCACTCGCTACAGATTCAGTCCCAAGGCAAACAAGTGCCTGCCCGTGGTCATCGACTCCGAGGCACCCGCCTGCCAGACCAAGAACCTCTTCCACAACGAACTGGCCTGCAACTCCGTGTGTCCAG TGCTAACTCAATGCGAACGCCTGAAACTGAAGAACAGCCTGGCTGCCCAGCGAACAGGACACTCCTCAGTTTGGTTCCAGCCGCGATGTGATCCCGTCACCGGCCACTGGAGTCCTGTGCAATGTTTGGGCAAGCAGCCCCAACCCACCGACAGGCACACGGAGATCGTCAGTCGCGCCTTTGCATCTGAACCAGCTGCATCCGCTGGCGAGGAAGCGCCCGGAGTCTGCTGGTGTGCGGACAAGAAGGGGGCTCCTCTCAAGGGAACGCTCACCCGGGAGAGCGAACCCATCTGCAACAGCCGACAGGCACGTAACCGCAAGGCATTCGATTCGGGAGATCCTCTGATGGAGCAACTGATTGCCCAGCTCACCCAACTGAATGATGTTGCTAGCGAGGATTTGGATTTCGATGAGCTGGAGGCTAGGATTCTGCCTGCCACCGCCAATGCAGCGGAGTCCAGCGTTACGGAGAGAGTGCTGGAGCTGGCGAACTCACTGCTGGACTCACAGCTATCCGTGGAGCAGGCCACCCTGAAGCCCATGGAGCTGAAGACCACACGTTGTCGTGCTCTGGCGGAAACGGCACCATTTCCGGTTAGTTGCGATGAGGCGGGTGCCTTCCGCCCGCTGCAGTGCAACGGCAGGAGTTGCTGGTGCGTCGATGCGGCTGGAAACCAGCTACAGTCCACCCACGTGTTTGGAGCAGGCGATCGCCGCTGCAGCCATGTTCCCATCGAGGCTGTGGCCATCGAACTCCATCTGACCAACAGCAGTGGCCGGAGTGTAAGGAATGCCTACGACACCATACGGCGGGAACTGCAGCAGCTACTGGGCGGCGAGTCCGTGGAAAACCTGCGCGTCCAGGAGAACTTCGATGGATCCGCTATCGTCCGCTTTGAGCTGCACAACGAGGCCAAGGTGGACTTGGCCTTTGCCATCGAGGCGGCCATTTCCGCCGGCGATTTCCGCCTGGCGGGCGGTCACTTCCGGCCGGACTTGACCCGCTCCCACTTTGTGCACCGCAGTGCACATGTTCCAGTGGCTCAGGCGGCCACTGCCCAGGACGAGTCCATCCAGCTGGTGCTGTTCATTATGGCCACCAGTTCCGCCTTCCTGGTCAGCATATTTGTGGTCTACGTCATGCTGAAGCGGAACAGGAACCTCAAGTCGGCGAATCCCTATTTGAAGGGTGAAGGCGGCGACAAGCCAGTGGACTACTCCGCACCCATCTTCGTGCTGGCCGCCGACATGGACAGCAAGAAGGGGTTCACGGCGTAG